In Candidatus Protochlamydia phocaeensis, a single genomic region encodes these proteins:
- a CDS encoding (Fe-S)-binding protein gives MDKEEIEQKLFLLDQSQAACTHCGLCSEACATYQATGWEHESPRGRIRLSRDFLQGKIQPNSTALETFDRCLGCRACEISCPLSVQYQQIHHAVQDLRRAFQTAPKMPLLRRRYRIWINLAYRIGNRWWRAYGMPLLALFYPFLKTGKPSFKKSRKQSGPRRQLFLAFCCVQDCFNHDFLRQTLTLLERLGVEPVLDSKQPCCGAIFERLIEGGMETIQWAEERQRAMRYQKRCIRDFKRWWKPSTLFLSKGCQCFMQPFLQEETEDFYAWLKRELNERKARFVFSRPRVVYYQPYCCQSKKDSEDPIWELLKQIEGLTVRWVPSPLSCCGGCKGEALFNPEQAHRLAKQKLQEIPAGAALIVTSPDCWAHFCSFIDSKPIEILYPIQLLCQAECILE, from the coding sequence ATGGATAAAGAGGAAATCGAACAGAAGCTTTTTCTATTAGACCAATCGCAAGCAGCCTGCACGCATTGCGGTTTATGCTCAGAAGCCTGTGCGACTTATCAGGCAACGGGGTGGGAGCACGAATCCCCTCGCGGGCGCATCCGGCTATCGCGCGATTTCTTGCAGGGGAAAATTCAGCCAAATTCAACCGCTTTGGAAACATTCGATCGTTGCCTGGGGTGCCGCGCTTGCGAAATCAGCTGTCCTTTATCTGTTCAATATCAGCAGATCCACCACGCCGTACAAGATCTGCGTAGAGCTTTTCAAACAGCGCCTAAAATGCCATTATTACGCCGCCGCTACCGTATCTGGATTAACCTTGCCTATCGAATAGGAAATAGATGGTGGAGAGCCTATGGAATGCCTTTATTGGCTCTTTTTTATCCCTTCTTAAAAACAGGCAAGCCAAGCTTTAAGAAATCCCGAAAGCAATCGGGGCCGAGGCGCCAACTTTTTTTAGCCTTCTGCTGTGTGCAGGATTGTTTCAACCACGATTTCTTGCGGCAAACGTTGACTCTGCTTGAGCGTTTGGGGGTGGAGCCTGTTCTGGATTCCAAACAGCCTTGCTGTGGAGCGATTTTTGAGCGCCTGATAGAAGGCGGAATGGAGACAATTCAATGGGCAGAGGAGAGGCAACGGGCCATGCGCTATCAAAAACGGTGCATTCGGGACTTTAAACGATGGTGGAAGCCCTCCACTTTATTTCTTTCCAAAGGCTGCCAATGCTTTATGCAGCCTTTCTTACAAGAAGAAACGGAAGACTTCTATGCCTGGCTTAAAAGGGAATTAAACGAAAGAAAAGCAAGGTTTGTTTTTTCACGCCCCAGAGTGGTTTATTATCAGCCCTATTGCTGTCAGTCCAAAAAAGATAGCGAAGATCCTATTTGGGAGTTATTAAAGCAAATCGAAGGCTTGACGGTTCGCTGGGTGCCCTCTCCTTTATCTTGCTGTGGAGGATGCAAAGGCGAGGCCTTGTTTAATCCTGAACAGGCACATAGGCTAGCTAAACAAAAGCTGCAAGAGATTCCGGCAGGGGCAGCTCTCATTGTCACAAGTCCGGACTGTTGGGCTCATTTTTGCTCTTTTATAGATAGCAAGCCCATTGAGATCCTTTATCCTATTCAGCTGCTCTGCCAGGCAGAGTGTATTTTAGAATGA
- a CDS encoding lipase family protein, with the protein MSVVNHNHNFQLLHRVISESSQLERANAHYTPIQELVALAAARVLKNMDAFITGSQRLTHAHYKKIKREVISLQESINETIYERNNYFAFTGHCLLAMLSRLRDNMRLEKAQKFEDYYQIMGCVTSYGKWQPGDTIIGPDAALSDYVVHKVITNAKGLQLVVLVPSQKEIKQDRMAAPILCCRGTTSDLHNLVDDVKTSIGKYGLKESKEDILSVLQEVSQIHGPVVVTGHSLGGAIAQRIGVEFCDVLTNDGQSIIQSIYHYNAPGIGRKAVRQFEAKKQSLPPSSAAPRVYGYEHEEDFVVAAGGAHLKAHSKIILHDNSPIGYFHFFYRILTGPFTTLGNAHFSPKLVSEFNKTDITIKSRPLWQIACRKMIELTRQFLGRTAKRLLIFQIEKEKELERKTEVIKQFINGQLRLNFHQA; encoded by the coding sequence ATGTCTGTTGTAAATCATAACCATAATTTTCAATTATTACATAGAGTGATTTCCGAATCCTCTCAGCTAGAACGAGCGAATGCCCACTATACGCCCATTCAAGAGCTTGTCGCTTTAGCCGCTGCTAGGGTTTTGAAGAATATGGATGCTTTTATTACAGGCAGTCAAAGACTGACCCATGCGCATTACAAAAAAATAAAACGCGAAGTTATTTCTCTACAAGAATCTATTAATGAAACGATCTATGAAAGAAACAACTATTTTGCGTTTACGGGGCATTGTTTGTTGGCCATGCTGAGCCGTCTTAGAGACAATATGAGGCTTGAAAAAGCGCAAAAATTTGAAGACTACTATCAAATTATGGGATGCGTCACATCTTATGGCAAATGGCAGCCGGGCGATACCATTATTGGGCCGGATGCGGCTCTTTCGGATTACGTGGTGCACAAGGTCATTACCAATGCGAAAGGCTTACAGCTAGTTGTCTTAGTCCCCTCTCAAAAAGAAATCAAGCAAGACCGCATGGCAGCTCCCATCCTTTGCTGCCGAGGAACGACCTCCGACCTTCACAATTTAGTGGACGATGTCAAAACTTCGATTGGAAAATATGGCCTGAAGGAATCCAAAGAAGACATTTTATCTGTCCTCCAAGAAGTCAGTCAAATCCATGGCCCTGTTGTCGTGACCGGACATAGTTTAGGGGGCGCCATTGCTCAGCGCATTGGAGTAGAATTCTGCGATGTCCTGACAAATGACGGACAATCGATTATTCAATCAATTTATCATTACAATGCGCCGGGGATAGGTCGCAAAGCAGTCCGGCAGTTTGAGGCAAAGAAACAAAGCCTTCCTCCCTCTTCTGCTGCTCCTCGCGTCTACGGTTATGAGCATGAGGAAGATTTCGTTGTAGCAGCCGGGGGCGCACATTTGAAAGCGCATTCAAAAATTATCCTGCATGATAACTCTCCTATTGGATACTTTCATTTTTTCTATCGTATTCTTACAGGTCCTTTTACGACTCTTGGAAATGCCCATTTCTCGCCAAAGTTGGTATCGGAATTTAATAAAACGGATATCACAATCAAGTCGCGGCCTTTATGGCAAATAGCCTGTAGGAAGATGATAGAATTGACGCGGCAATTCCTTGGAAGGACCGCTAAGCGTTTGTTGATTTTTCAAATTGAAAAAGAAAAAGAGCTGGAAAGAAAAACAGAGGTCATCAAACAATTTATCAATGGCCAATTAAGGCTAAATTTCCACCAAGCGTAA
- a CDS encoding lipase family protein yields the protein MSVADYNYNFQLLNRVISESSHLERANASYTPIQEIVALATARVLGNIDAFIIGNRRITDAHYQKITSEVVNLQSSINENISKREAKFARKAHYLMTMLSRLRDNMRLEKTQKFEDYYQVMGCVMSYGKWQPGDTIIGPDAALSDYVVHKVITNAKGLQLVVLVPSQKEIKQDRMAAPILCCRGTTSDLHNLVDDVKTSIGKYGLKESKEDILSTLQEVSQIHGPVVVTGHSLGGAIAQRIGVEFCDVLTNDGQSIIQSIYHYNAPGVGRKAVRQFEAKKQSLPPSSAAPRVYGYEHEGDFAVTAGGAHLKADSKIIVHDESPIGFLKFFYRLFRAPFKVIKNAHSWQKLVSEFNKTDMTDIPMPLWQRACRKMMEISRQFFGKVAKRLLIYQIRQEKDLEQKADVIKQFVNGSLRLTSAT from the coding sequence ATGTCTGTTGCCGATTATAATTATAATTTTCAATTATTAAATAGAGTAATTTCCGAGTCTTCTCATCTAGAACGAGCGAATGCCAGCTATACGCCTATTCAAGAGATTGTCGCTTTAGCGACCGCTAGGGTTTTAGGCAATATAGATGCGTTTATTATCGGCAATCGGAGAATAACAGATGCGCATTATCAAAAAATAACTTCTGAAGTGGTTAACCTTCAGAGTTCTATTAATGAAAATATTTCAAAAAGAGAGGCTAAATTTGCCCGTAAGGCGCATTATTTAATGACTATGCTCAGCCGTCTCAGAGACAATATGAGGCTTGAAAAAACGCAAAAATTTGAAGACTATTATCAAGTCATGGGATGCGTGATGTCCTATGGCAAATGGCAGCCGGGCGATACCATTATTGGGCCGGATGCGGCTCTTTCGGATTACGTGGTGCACAAGGTCATTACCAATGCGAAAGGCTTACAGCTAGTTGTCTTAGTCCCCTCTCAAAAAGAAATCAAGCAAGACCGCATGGCAGCTCCCATCCTTTGCTGCCGAGGAACGACCTCCGACCTTCACAATTTAGTGGACGATGTCAAAACTTCGATTGGAAAATATGGCCTGAAGGAATCCAAAGAAGACATTTTATCTACCCTCCAAGAAGTCAGTCAAATCCATGGCCCTGTTGTCGTAACGGGGCATAGTTTAGGGGGCGCCATTGCTCAGCGCATTGGAGTAGAATTCTGCGATGTCCTGACAAATGACGGACAATCGATTATTCAATCCATTTATCACTATAATGCTCCGGGGGTGGGTCGCAAAGCAGTCCGGCAATTTGAGGCAAAGAAACAAAGCCTTCCACCTTCTTCTGCTGCTCCTCGCGTCTACGGTTACGAGCATGAGGGCGATTTTGCTGTCACAGCTGGAGGAGCCCACTTAAAAGCCGATTCTAAAATTATTGTTCATGATGAATCTCCTATTGGATTTCTCAAATTCTTTTATCGCTTATTTAGGGCGCCTTTTAAAGTAATTAAAAACGCTCATTCCTGGCAGAAGCTCGTGTCGGAATTTAATAAAACTGACATGACAGATATACCCATGCCACTTTGGCAAAGAGCTTGTAGAAAAATGATGGAAATAAGCCGGCAATTCTTTGGGAAAGTCGCTAAGCGGTTATTAATTTATCAAATTAGACAAGAAAAAGACTTGGAACAAAAAGCAGACGTCATCAAGCAATTTGTCAACGGCTCTTTAAGGCTTACCTCTGCCACATAA
- the lexA gene encoding transcriptional repressor LexA produces the protein MKGLTPRQQEILLFIQQFIDRYHYSPSYREIMKQFSLASPGSVYKHIRTLQRKGLLTAERQCSRSIMPTSFSTSSKPKIEIELPLIGNISAGYPIEIFIQSQMLAVPAFLVHNPENTYLLKAQGDSLQDELIQDGDLLLIEARSDIQAGETILGLINQQDSIIKKYYPEGQYIRLESHLPHHQSLTLRPDQMVIQGVLIGLIRAY, from the coding sequence ATGAAAGGCCTTACCCCTCGACAGCAAGAAATTCTTCTTTTTATTCAGCAATTTATCGATCGCTATCACTATTCGCCCAGTTATCGAGAAATCATGAAGCAGTTTTCTCTTGCCTCTCCCGGCTCAGTCTATAAACATATTCGCACTCTGCAGCGGAAAGGCCTTTTAACGGCAGAAAGACAATGCAGCCGCTCAATCATGCCAACTTCCTTTTCCACCTCTAGCAAGCCCAAAATAGAAATAGAGCTTCCCTTGATTGGGAACATCTCTGCAGGCTATCCTATCGAAATTTTCATCCAATCCCAAATGCTCGCCGTTCCCGCTTTTTTAGTCCATAATCCCGAAAATACTTATCTTTTGAAAGCCCAAGGAGATAGCTTGCAAGACGAATTGATTCAAGATGGCGACCTTTTGCTGATCGAAGCTCGCTCAGATATCCAAGCAGGAGAAACCATCTTAGGACTCATCAATCAACAAGATTCTATTATCAAAAAATACTATCCGGAAGGCCAATATATTCGTTTGGAAAGCCATCTTCCTCATCACCAATCTTTAACACTGCGCCCCGATCAAATGGTGATTCAAGGCGTCTTAATCGGTCTCATACGCGCCTATTAG
- a CDS encoding phosphatase PAP2 family protein translates to MLSNSSIHEKKSLIPKSIFSASLVKAIGFPLLILALLTPWSEQLDLKMSGWFYQNGHFSSHIFFEWVYYYGLIPGWIVVGLACLGWILSFLFHSFRQWRRIFAYLILVLAIGSGLIVHVLLKDHWGRPRPKQTTEFGGQQSFRAYYHPNFFQQPEPSKSFPCGHCSMGFYFFTFILLGRHYRRRFLYLLGLALTGGLGGVLSLSRLAQGGHFFSDIVVSAIIMWLAAFGLYHFMFRRCHLS, encoded by the coding sequence ATGCTATCTAATTCCTCTATTCATGAAAAAAAATCCCTTATTCCAAAATCGATTTTTTCCGCTTCGCTTGTAAAAGCCATCGGATTTCCCCTGCTTATCTTAGCTCTCTTAACGCCCTGGTCTGAACAATTGGATTTAAAAATGAGTGGGTGGTTTTATCAAAATGGGCACTTCTCTTCCCACATTTTTTTTGAGTGGGTGTATTACTATGGATTAATTCCGGGCTGGATAGTGGTTGGCCTAGCTTGCCTGGGATGGATTTTATCCTTTCTTTTCCATTCATTCCGGCAATGGCGCAGAATTTTCGCCTATCTCATTTTAGTCTTGGCGATTGGATCTGGTTTGATTGTTCATGTCCTTTTAAAAGATCATTGGGGGCGTCCTCGTCCAAAGCAAACAACTGAATTTGGAGGACAGCAGTCATTTCGGGCCTACTACCATCCTAATTTTTTTCAACAGCCAGAACCTTCCAAATCTTTTCCTTGCGGACACTGCTCGATGGGCTTTTATTTTTTCACTTTCATTTTATTGGGCAGGCATTACCGTCGCCGCTTTCTTTACTTATTAGGCCTAGCATTGACAGGAGGGCTCGGCGGCGTCTTAAGTCTTTCCCGCTTGGCACAGGGAGGACATTTTTTTTCTGATATTGTCGTCTCAGCCATCATTATGTGGCTGGCAGCCTTTGGATTATATCATTTTATGTTCAGGAGATGCCACCTATCATGA
- a CDS encoding protein kinase domain-containing protein yields MNRFLWLLLIISFQFANNFATIIEESTETSREDEVIQSPTNSYTILKKLGEGAFGEVFAVENAKGEKFAIKSYKPSFQTSDSKKTGSYEEESSINAWDLLADAEREFQRGQVLDHPHIIKSIELFTSSSSSNPTTYLVLQLVEGQTLYNTGKKSLSHQAAVHAALQLSDALRYALSFGLIHLDLHQNNIMLANGADMMVIDLASFFTFEEMFGYVQSQTEKKEEIASIKQIKANLKAPSIHPIQAKKMKRFFMNHPQLFNELKERGHDSNPSFNQAKFNKMAIVTGRAPHVSSNWLEAARLSFYAHYFNQVTDVCLSIISKSDGSKEDKLNKYAEIKKIAWNYLEDVEDGQSINIEESLDKLLEVLTSE; encoded by the coding sequence ATGAATCGTTTTTTATGGCTATTATTAATAATAAGTTTTCAATTTGCTAATAATTTTGCAACTATAATAGAGGAATCGACAGAGACTTCGCGTGAAGATGAAGTGATTCAATCGCCAACCAATTCCTATACGATTCTCAAGAAACTAGGGGAAGGGGCTTTTGGAGAGGTTTTTGCGGTCGAAAATGCTAAAGGAGAGAAATTTGCAATAAAGTCTTATAAACCCTCTTTTCAAACTTCAGATTCAAAGAAGACGGGCTCTTATGAGGAAGAATCGTCTATAAATGCGTGGGATCTTTTAGCAGATGCGGAAAGAGAATTTCAAAGAGGGCAAGTATTAGATCATCCCCATATTATAAAATCTATCGAGCTTTTCACTTCTAGCTCCTCTTCTAATCCGACTACTTATTTGGTTTTGCAGCTTGTTGAGGGACAAACGTTATATAATACCGGAAAAAAATCGCTTTCTCATCAAGCGGCTGTTCATGCAGCTCTCCAATTGAGCGATGCGCTTCGCTATGCGCTCTCCTTCGGACTTATCCATTTGGACCTGCATCAAAACAATATTATGTTGGCCAATGGGGCGGATATGATGGTCATTGATTTAGCAAGCTTCTTTACTTTTGAGGAAATGTTTGGGTATGTCCAGTCTCAAACGGAAAAAAAAGAAGAAATTGCCAGCATCAAACAAATCAAAGCTAATTTGAAAGCACCTTCTATTCATCCTATTCAAGCTAAAAAGATGAAAAGATTTTTTATGAACCATCCACAGTTGTTTAATGAATTAAAAGAAAGGGGGCACGACAGCAATCCTTCTTTCAATCAAGCGAAGTTCAATAAAATGGCCATCGTAACAGGACGTGCACCTCATGTTTCCTCTAATTGGTTAGAAGCCGCCCGCCTATCTTTTTATGCGCATTACTTCAATCAAGTCACAGATGTTTGCCTCAGCATTATTTCAAAATCCGATGGAAGCAAAGAAGATAAATTGAATAAATATGCTGAAATAAAAAAAATCGCATGGAACTATTTGGAAGACGTAGAAGATGGCCAATCGATTAATATTGAAGAATCTTTAGACAAACTGTTAGAAGTATTAACTTCCGAATAG
- a CDS encoding HD family phosphohydrolase, translated as MPDRNSIFENQQELKFSGEQGFFDKSIIIRYLIICGFVFALFLFLHFREVQVDMMELNSIAPRYVVSQVPFDFPDEEATLILKQDAVKDIGKIYEIARKDIHQKRIEFENFLLYNQAWHEQAENGTFDELYQGTEAMEKALLNLRFTDARTLEKMKELGLSVQDYQVYTPNTLLDQILLPSFLWDILQREVLPSSSYNPLISAIILEFFKHNHWHIEEDIPAQRLLRKKIQGLVSEKMTHVNAGNRIIDQGEKVTSRHIAMLQAMKSQLGYSRNLSHPLTLLGSFLLTLLLMGIFLAYFQINQPRILASNRKLFLLVTILILTLGISKLTEFFLLSSKNNLIDTIRYPLFVPLAAILICSLINPAVATFASGFLAIVSAIALAFDWEGFLILNLTAALVAILSVHSLRRRKEIFIVCLKAWLCCVVAIIALHLYANTIDQFLVITDILSACFFMLLTAVLVVGLLPLLESGFGIMTDVTLMEYMDPNNDLLRRLTIEAPGTYQHSVVVGNLAEAAALAIGANGLFCRVATLYHDIGKMATSQYFTENQLGEVNIHQLLTPQESAQVIMAHVAEGVAMAREAGLPEPIIDVIKEHHGTTMVYYFYRKQVDKMGGDKSKVDEREFRYAGPKPRSKESGIIMIADSFEAASRSLDKVNEESLTELVDRLVREKVDDGQFDSCLLTFEELSVVKRALVKTLLAAGHSRIKYPSHEKKILSVRIEESA; from the coding sequence ATGCCAGATAGGAATAGTATTTTTGAGAACCAGCAGGAACTGAAATTTTCTGGTGAGCAAGGTTTTTTTGATAAAAGCATTATCATTCGTTATCTCATTATATGCGGTTTTGTTTTTGCTCTTTTTCTCTTCTTGCATTTTCGGGAAGTACAAGTCGACATGATGGAGTTGAACAGCATTGCCCCGCGCTATGTTGTTTCGCAAGTGCCTTTTGACTTTCCGGATGAAGAGGCAACTCTTATTCTGAAGCAGGACGCTGTCAAAGATATTGGCAAAATTTACGAAATAGCCCGAAAGGATATTCATCAGAAAAGAATCGAATTTGAAAATTTTCTGCTTTATAATCAAGCCTGGCATGAGCAGGCAGAAAACGGGACTTTTGATGAATTGTATCAAGGAACTGAGGCAATGGAGAAGGCGCTTTTAAATTTGCGCTTTACAGATGCCCGAACCCTAGAAAAAATGAAAGAGCTCGGGCTTTCCGTCCAAGATTATCAAGTTTATACGCCCAATACGTTGTTAGATCAAATTCTCTTGCCTTCTTTCCTTTGGGATATCTTGCAAAGGGAAGTTCTTCCCTCTTCTTCTTATAACCCCCTCATTTCGGCAATTATTCTCGAATTCTTCAAGCATAACCATTGGCATATTGAAGAAGACATTCCAGCTCAACGGCTATTGCGCAAAAAAATCCAGGGATTGGTTTCTGAAAAGATGACGCATGTCAATGCAGGAAATCGTATTATCGATCAAGGCGAGAAAGTCACTTCGCGTCATATTGCTATGCTTCAAGCCATGAAAAGCCAATTAGGCTACAGCCGCAATCTTTCCCATCCTTTGACACTGCTAGGATCTTTTTTGCTTACCTTGCTTTTAATGGGAATTTTTCTTGCCTATTTTCAAATCAATCAGCCACGCATATTGGCCTCCAATCGGAAGCTATTTTTATTGGTCACTATTCTTATTTTGACTTTAGGCATTTCCAAACTGACCGAATTTTTCCTTTTAAGTTCGAAAAATAATCTGATAGATACGATCCGCTATCCCTTATTTGTCCCTTTAGCAGCCATTTTAATTTGCAGTCTTATCAATCCAGCAGTCGCAACGTTTGCAAGCGGTTTTTTAGCTATTGTATCTGCTATCGCCTTGGCGTTCGATTGGGAAGGATTTTTAATCTTGAATCTTACGGCTGCATTAGTGGCTATATTAAGCGTCCACTCTTTAAGAAGGCGTAAAGAGATTTTTATCGTATGCTTAAAGGCTTGGCTATGCTGCGTTGTGGCTATCATTGCCCTTCACTTATATGCAAATACGATCGATCAATTCCTGGTGATTACAGATATCTTAAGCGCCTGCTTCTTCATGCTTTTAACAGCTGTTTTGGTTGTCGGCTTATTGCCTTTATTAGAGTCTGGATTTGGCATCATGACAGATGTGACTCTAATGGAATATATGGATCCTAATAATGATTTGCTACGCCGCTTGACCATTGAAGCCCCCGGCACTTATCAGCACTCTGTTGTTGTCGGCAACTTAGCGGAAGCGGCTGCTTTAGCGATTGGCGCCAATGGACTTTTCTGCCGCGTAGCCACGCTGTACCATGACATTGGTAAGATGGCGACTTCTCAGTACTTTACCGAAAATCAATTAGGCGAAGTCAATATTCATCAACTTTTGACGCCGCAGGAGTCCGCCCAAGTCATCATGGCACATGTGGCGGAAGGAGTCGCGATGGCAAGAGAAGCCGGCTTGCCAGAGCCCATTATCGATGTCATCAAAGAACACCATGGAACGACCATGGTCTATTATTTCTACCGGAAGCAGGTTGATAAAATGGGAGGCGACAAGAGCAAAGTCGACGAGCGGGAGTTCCGCTATGCAGGGCCTAAGCCGCGAAGCAAAGAATCGGGCATCATTATGATTGCCGACTCTTTCGAGGCCGCTTCCCGGTCTTTAGATAAAGTCAATGAAGAGTCATTGACAGAATTAGTTGATCGCTTGGTTCGCGAAAAAGTCGATGATGGCCAATTTGATAGTTGCTTATTGACTTTCGAAGAGTTATCCGTTGTCAAACGCGCCCTAGTGAAAACCCTATTGGCTGCCGGGCATTCGCGCATCAAGTATCCTTCGCATGAAAAAAAGATCCTATCTGTCCGTATTGAGGAGAGTGCCTAA
- a CDS encoding SDR family NAD(P)-dependent oxidoreductase codes for MGEHLALVTGATSGIGQALCALLANKGMRLLITGRDADKLQQLQERFPSAVLQWIAADLSHESGRSRVIEAIHRHGPDLVINNAGFGLYGEALTYQTEEQKKMVNVNCLAVIECALEAARTLVSRKQKGIILNVSSAAGFQIAPNMAIYAASKAFVTHFSQSFDEEMRPYGIRVLAICPGMVDTPFSVKAGGERKPKQTAGVMTPEFVAEEIWQQIHTLQPVRIIDWKYRLLTRLSSIFPKRWTAQIIKKNIAERIAPRHIMTIEQ; via the coding sequence ATGGGCGAGCATCTAGCTTTAGTGACAGGAGCGACTTCGGGAATTGGACAAGCCCTTTGCGCCCTTCTTGCTAATAAAGGGATGCGCTTGCTGATAACGGGAAGGGATGCAGATAAGCTGCAGCAATTGCAGGAACGATTTCCTTCTGCCGTTCTACAATGGATTGCAGCCGACTTGTCCCATGAAAGCGGGCGCAGCCGGGTCATCGAAGCTATTCATCGCCATGGCCCCGATCTAGTCATTAATAATGCCGGTTTTGGACTATACGGAGAAGCGTTGACATATCAGACTGAAGAGCAAAAGAAGATGGTGAATGTCAATTGCTTAGCTGTCATAGAGTGCGCTTTGGAGGCTGCCCGTACGCTTGTTTCTAGAAAGCAGAAGGGAATAATTTTAAATGTCTCTTCAGCAGCTGGTTTCCAAATCGCTCCTAATATGGCCATTTATGCCGCTTCAAAAGCATTTGTCACTCACTTTTCCCAGTCCTTCGATGAAGAAATGAGGCCTTATGGCATACGCGTGCTTGCCATTTGTCCGGGAATGGTGGATACTCCTTTTAGTGTTAAAGCAGGGGGGGAAAGGAAGCCTAAGCAGACAGCAGGCGTGATGACGCCCGAGTTTGTAGCCGAAGAGATCTGGCAGCAAATCCATACCTTGCAACCTGTAAGAATCATTGATTGGAAATACAGGCTCTTAACGCGGCTTTCCTCTATTTTTCCCAAAAGATGGACCGCGCAAATAATTAAAAAAAACATTGCTGAGCGTATTGCTCCGCGCCATATAATGACCATTGAACAATGA
- a CDS encoding DEAD/DEAH box helicase, which translates to MNEDNLLNQPQNPEDQDSQPESALPNGFTVFHLDPLIIKALDKMSFKEPSPIQAQAIPLIQQKRDLIALSQTGSGKTAACAIPVCNRVDTAKTSVQTLIIVPTRELALQYATETQKIGKYKGVKAFAIFGGEDPALQQSKLKHGVQVLVATPGRLIDFIYSRQIDLSQVDTLILDEADEMLSMGFYEDLDFIIQCLVHSHQTLLFSATMPPAIRKLAKQHMQDPLEVNLIQHQASPSQIEHLFVYCPAHHRDPKLIHLIEELKPTQAIVFCHSRFQVEKVCRALQGRLDSVDFLHAGLSQDIRTIVTNKFRNGKIRILVATDVVARGLDFSRVSHVFIYQLPPDPDVYVHRSGRTGRYDKAGIVISLVTPRELPLLQSILNQIKQEVAWIGEPPPESSQARPLAKRRPRPRNRRPPREKT; encoded by the coding sequence ATGAATGAAGATAATCTTTTGAACCAACCACAGAATCCAGAGGACCAGGACAGTCAGCCAGAGTCCGCTTTGCCAAATGGCTTTACTGTTTTCCATTTAGACCCCCTTATTATCAAGGCTCTTGATAAGATGAGTTTTAAAGAGCCTTCTCCTATTCAGGCGCAGGCCATTCCTCTCATTCAACAAAAGAGGGACTTGATTGCTTTATCCCAGACCGGATCGGGCAAAACAGCTGCTTGTGCCATTCCGGTTTGCAATCGCGTGGATACAGCCAAGACATCTGTACAGACGCTTATTATAGTTCCTACGCGCGAGCTGGCTTTACAATATGCCACAGAAACGCAAAAAATAGGAAAATATAAGGGCGTGAAAGCATTTGCCATTTTTGGCGGCGAAGATCCTGCCCTCCAGCAGTCCAAGCTCAAGCATGGCGTGCAAGTGCTTGTCGCAACGCCGGGGCGGTTAATTGATTTCATTTATTCCAGGCAAATCGATCTTTCCCAAGTCGATACGCTTATTTTGGATGAAGCGGATGAGATGCTTAGCATGGGGTTTTATGAAGATTTAGATTTTATCATCCAATGCCTGGTCCATTCCCATCAAACCCTTCTTTTTTCTGCAACAATGCCCCCTGCCATCCGCAAGCTTGCTAAACAGCATATGCAGGATCCGCTAGAAGTTAACTTGATTCAACACCAGGCTAGCCCATCTCAAATCGAGCATCTGTTTGTCTATTGCCCAGCCCATCACCGAGATCCGAAGCTTATTCATCTCATTGAAGAGCTCAAACCCACCCAGGCAATTGTTTTCTGCCATTCGCGCTTTCAAGTGGAAAAGGTTTGCCGTGCTCTGCAGGGAAGGTTAGATAGTGTAGATTTTCTGCATGCTGGTCTAAGTCAAGATATTCGCACAATTGTGACTAATAAATTCCGCAATGGGAAGATTCGCATTCTGGTTGCAACGGATGTGGTTGCGCGCGGATTGGATTTTTCACGGGTTAGCCATGTGTTTATTTATCAATTGCCGCCTGATCCGGATGTATATGTCCACCGCTCGGGACGGACAGGACGCTATGACAAAGCCGGCATTGTTATCTCATTGGTCACGCCGCGCGAGCTGCCTCTGCTGCAATCGATTCTTAATCAAATTAAGCAAGAGGTTGCCTGGATAGGCGAGCCGCCTCCAGAATCATCCCAGGCTAGGCCTTTAGCTAAAAGACGCCCCAGGCCCAGGAATCGTAGGCCTCCCCGAGAGAAAACATAA